The Megalobrama amblycephala isolate DHTTF-2021 linkage group LG7, ASM1881202v1, whole genome shotgun sequence genome window below encodes:
- the lrrtm1 gene encoding leucine-rich repeat transmembrane neuronal protein 1, with translation MLMDFLLIGLYLKWPLRKPPGLILCSLGIVLKIVPLVGGSCPRPCRCDNKLLYCEGLNLTDIPQNLSSAIGLSLRENNISELREGNFVGLSQLTWLYLDHNNIEIVEESAFERLRRVKELDLSTNRIESLPNGTFRPLPNLRILDLSYNRLQSLEPDLFHGLRKLTNLHLRYNALKFIPVRIFQDCRSMQFLDLGYNQLQSLARNSFAGLFKLTELHLEHNELVKVNLAHFPRLISLRTLYMRNNKANIVVSTLEWTWDHLEKIDFSNNEIEYIEPHVFESVPNLNTLMLDSNKLTYIDQRILDSWTSLSSISLTGNDWECSRNVCALASWLSNFQGQRDSGLLCASPDIAQGEDILDAVYAFQLCEDNVEATTQSFTVTRNRARGFIYDGPTRNTYDLQDMEGGEVVTNSLTVTASTDDLESTMQIHKVVTGTMALIFSFLIMVLMLYVSWKCFPAGIRQLRQCFTSQRRKQKQKQTMQQMATTSASEYYVDYKPNHIEGALVIINEYGSCTCQQQTSRECEV, from the coding sequence ATGCTAATGGATTTCCTCCTAATTGGTCTGTACCTAAAGTGGCCACTAAGGAAGCCCCCTGGGCTGATTCTGTGCTCCCTGGGCATTGTTCTGAAAATAGTTCCTTTGGTGGGAGGGAGCTGTCCGAGGCCGTGCCGATGCGACAACAAGCTGTTGTATTGTGAGGGGCTCAACCTGACCGACATCCCCCAAAACCTGAGCAGCGCCATTGGTTTGTCCCTGCGCGAAAATAATATCTCTGAGCTGCGGGAGGGGAACTTTGTGGGCCTGTCGCAGCTTACCTGGCTCTACTTGGATCATAACAATATTGAGATTGTGGAGGAGAGCGCCTTTGAAAGGCTGCGAAGGGTTAAAGAGTTGGATCTGAGCACCAATCGGATAGAGAGCCTGCCCAACGGGACCTTTAGACCTCTGCCCAACCTGCGAATATTGGATTTATCCTATAACAGACTTCAGTCCTTGGAGCCAGACCTTTTCCATGGCCTTAGGAAGCTTACCAATTTACATTTGCGCTACAATGCCCTTAAATTCATCCCTGTGCGGATTTTCCAGGATTGCAGGAGCATGCAATTCCTGGATCTGGGTTACAACCAGCTGCAGAGCCTGGCACGTAATTCATTTGCCGGACTCTTCAAGCTCACTGAGTTGCATCTGGAGCACAACGAGTTGGTGAAAGTCAATCTGGCCCATTTCCCCCGCCTCATATCCCTGCGGACCCTCTACATGCGAAACAATAAGGCCAACATTGTGGTCAGCACCCTTGAATGGACCTGGGACCACTTGGAGAAAATTGACTTCTCCAACAATGAGATTGAGTACATTGAGCCACATGTTTTTGAGAGTGTGCCCAACCTTAACACCCTTATGCTGGACTCTAATAAACTGACTTACATAGATCAGCGGATTTTGGACTCATGGACATCCTTGAGCAGCATCTCTCTGACGGGGAATGACTGGGAATGCAGCAGGAATGTCTGTGCCTTGGCTTCCTGGCTTAGCAACTTCCAGGGACAACGTGACAGTGGCCTGTTGTGCGCCAGCCCGGACATTGCACAGGGTGAGGACATTCTGGACGCCGTCTATGCTTTCCAGTTGTGCGAGGACAATGTGGAAGCAACCACACAGTCATTCACTGTCACCAGAAACCGGGCCAGAGGCTTCATATATGATGGCCCAACGAGAAATACATACGACCTGCAGGACATGGAGGGTGGGGAAGTGGTGACCAACTCCTTAACAGTGACTGCATCCACTGATGACCTGGAGAGCACCATGCAGATTCACAAAGTTGTGACAGGCACCATGGCCCTCATTTTCTCTTTCCTGATCATGGTCCTCATGCTCTATGTGTCCTGGAAATGTTTCCCAGCGGGCATCAGGCAATTGAGGCAGTGCTTCACCAGCCAGCGTCGCAAGCAGAAGCAGAAGCAGACCATGCAACAGATGGCTACTACGTCTGCATCTGAGTACTACGTTGACTACAAACCCAACCATATTGAGGGGGCACTTGTCATCATCAACGAGTACGGCTCTTGCACGTGCCAGCAGCAGACATCTCGAGAGTGTGAGGTGTGA